A single genomic interval of Isorropodon fossajaponicum endosymbiont JTNG4 harbors:
- the alaS gene encoding alanine--tRNA ligase, translating to MKTAQIRQKFLDYFESKGHTIESSASLIPHNDKTLLFVNSGMVPFKDVFSGVEKRPYTRAVSVQRCVRAGGKHNDLENVGYTARHHTFFEMLGNFSFGDYFKREAIHYAWEFLTKELNLPKEKLWVSVFEQDDEAENIWVNEIGFPKNRISRCGAKDNFWQMGDTGPCGPSSEIFYDHGEHIAGGPPGHADEDGDRYIEIWNLVFTQFDKQEDGYLKPLSAPCVDTGMGLERLAAVLQHKNNNYDTDGFQSLIKAVVNLTPKSNNVKNDNASVRVIADHIRSTAFMIVDGVIPSNEGRGYALRRIIRRGIRHGHKIGIYKVFFYRLAPVLALEFKDVYPELKQALPKVEKILKREEQRFAQTLDQGMSLLEEAITSLKCSEIDGKTVFKLYDTYGFPVDLTADIAHERNLTIDMLGFEIEMTKQRDRARQAGDFKISKKKVDISEATEFLGYEQLENVSSIQAFVKDGKLVEKIEVGGHGVVVLAQSSFYAESGGQIGDSGVLSNAQVEFRVGHTNKQKSGAFEHHGVLNKGVLKVGDAVQANVDKKSRKCIARNHSATHLLHSALRIVLGETVTQKGSLVDSEKLRFDFSHDEVITKSDLEKIESMVNRKILGNTKVHTDITNIENAKKKGAMALFGEKYGDTVRVLTMGKNNFSVELCGGTHVRQLGDIGLFRITSEGGVSAGVRRIEALTGYDAYQFDNQTQNSLNEIAQIIRSSNAQVVEKVTQLIKQQKELEKQIAILKKQLASNQGDDLVGQVQEVNGIKLLSTVVVEEVSGKDLRDIADKLKNKLGSAVIVLAVVNNNKVSLVAGVTKDLTKQYQAGKILNHVAQQIGGKGGGRPGMAQGGGTQPENLTKALASVKSLI from the coding sequence ATGAAAACCGCACAAATTAGACAAAAATTCTTAGATTATTTTGAATCAAAAGGTCATACGATTGAGTCTAGTGCATCGCTTATTCCTCATAATGATAAAACTTTATTGTTTGTTAATTCAGGTATGGTGCCGTTTAAGGATGTCTTTAGTGGTGTGGAAAAGCGTCCATATACGCGCGCTGTATCGGTTCAGCGTTGTGTGCGCGCTGGCGGCAAGCACAATGACCTTGAAAATGTTGGCTATACAGCACGTCACCATACTTTTTTTGAAATGTTGGGTAATTTTAGTTTTGGCGATTATTTTAAGCGTGAAGCCATTCATTATGCTTGGGAATTTCTCACAAAAGAGCTAAACCTACCCAAGGAAAAGCTTTGGGTGAGTGTGTTTGAGCAGGACGATGAAGCAGAAAATATTTGGGTTAATGAAATTGGTTTTCCCAAAAATAGAATCTCTCGTTGCGGTGCTAAAGATAATTTTTGGCAGATGGGTGATACAGGCCCGTGTGGTCCGTCAAGTGAGATTTTTTATGACCATGGTGAGCATATTGCCGGTGGTCCACCAGGGCATGCTGATGAAGATGGTGACCGATATATTGAAATCTGGAACTTGGTATTTACACAATTTGATAAACAAGAAGATGGCTATTTAAAACCATTGTCCGCACCTTGTGTAGACACGGGTATGGGCTTGGAACGTTTAGCAGCTGTGTTACAACACAAGAATAACAATTATGATACAGATGGCTTTCAAAGCCTGATCAAAGCTGTCGTGAATTTAACACCTAAATCCAATAATGTTAAAAATGATAATGCCTCGGTGCGTGTGATTGCTGATCATATTCGATCTACTGCTTTTATGATTGTTGATGGTGTTATTCCTTCAAATGAAGGCAGGGGTTATGCACTTCGTCGTATTATTCGTCGCGGTATTCGTCATGGACATAAGATAGGTATTTATAAAGTATTTTTCTACCGTTTAGCGCCAGTATTGGCACTGGAATTTAAAGATGTTTATCCAGAATTAAAACAAGCTTTGCCCAAAGTTGAAAAGATACTAAAGCGCGAAGAACAACGCTTTGCACAAACGCTAGACCAAGGTATGAGTCTCTTAGAAGAGGCAATCACCAGTCTTAAATGTAGTGAAATTGATGGCAAAACAGTCTTTAAACTTTACGACACTTATGGCTTCCCAGTGGACTTAACAGCAGATATTGCTCATGAGCGTAATTTAACCATTGACATGTTAGGTTTTGAGATTGAAATGACCAAACAAAGAGACCGTGCCCGACAAGCAGGTGATTTTAAAATATCGAAAAAAAAGGTTGATATTAGTGAGGCAACCGAGTTTCTAGGTTATGAACAGTTAGAGAATGTTTCTTCAATTCAGGCATTTGTTAAAGATGGAAAACTGGTTGAAAAAATTGAAGTAGGTGGGCATGGTGTTGTCGTTTTAGCTCAGTCAAGTTTTTATGCCGAATCAGGCGGTCAAATTGGCGATAGTGGCGTGTTGTCTAATGCGCAAGTTGAGTTTAGAGTGGGTCATACGAATAAGCAAAAATCAGGTGCATTTGAGCATCACGGTGTTCTAAATAAGGGTGTTTTAAAAGTGGGTGATGCGGTACAAGCCAATGTTGATAAAAAATCTCGCAAATGCATTGCTAGAAACCACTCAGCAACGCATTTATTACACTCCGCACTTCGCATTGTACTGGGTGAGACAGTAACGCAAAAAGGTTCTTTGGTTGATAGTGAAAAACTGCGTTTTGACTTCTCGCATGATGAGGTGATTACTAAGTCAGATTTAGAAAAAATTGAAAGCATGGTTAATCGTAAAATTTTAGGAAATACAAAAGTACACACCGATATTACTAATATTGAAAATGCAAAGAAGAAAGGTGCAATGGCACTATTTGGTGAAAAATACGGTGATACTGTGCGTGTTTTAACCATGGGTAAAAATAATTTTTCAGTAGAATTGTGCGGTGGCACCCACGTTCGCCAACTTGGTGATATTGGACTTTTTAGAATTACCTCAGAAGGCGGTGTTTCTGCTGGTGTGCGTCGTATTGAAGCGTTAACAGGTTATGATGCATATCAATTTGATAATCAAACACAAAATAGCTTGAATGAAATTGCACAAATAATCAGGTCAAGCAACGCACAAGTGGTAGAAAAAGTCACGCAATTGATTAAACAGCAAAAAGAATTAGAAAAACAAATTGCCATTTTAAAAAAACAATTAGCCAGTAACCAAGGCGATGATTTGGTTGGACAGGTTCAAGAGGTAAATGGTATTAAATTACTATCAACTGTCGTAGTAGAAGAGGTGAGTGGCAAAGATTTGCGTGATATTGCCGATAAACTCAAAAACAAGTTAGGCTCGGCTGTTATCGTATTAGCAGTAGTAAATAATAATAAAGTATCCTTAGTTGCAGGCGTAACAAAAGATTTAACTAAGCAATATCAAGCTGGAAAAATTCTTAACCATGTTGCGCAGCAAATTGGCGGGAAAGGTGGTGGTCGCCCAGGTATGGCACAAGGTGGGGGCACTCAGCCTGAGAATTTAACCAAGGCACTTGCCTCAGTTAAATCATTAATTTAA
- a CDS encoding TusE/DsrC/DsvC family sulfur relay protein translates to MGLERTGNGYLVDPTIWTQDIMHEMAKEDDIELTESMVNQILVAREYFEENSSVPPIRTFAKVVGIDKKILFKEWLTGPMKPITKYGGMPQPTGCV, encoded by the coding sequence ATGGGACTAGAAAGAACAGGCAATGGCTACTTAGTCGATCCAACAATTTGGACGCAAGATATTATGCATGAAATGGCTAAGGAAGATGACATTGAATTAACTGAAAGTATGGTTAATCAAATCCTTGTAGCTAGAGAGTATTTTGAGGAAAATTCATCAGTGCCGCCCATTAGAACTTTTGCTAAAGTTGTGGGTATTGATAAAAAAATCCTATTTAAAGAATGGTTAACTGGCCCGATGAAACCTATTACCAAATACGGTGGCATGCCTCAACCAACGGGTTGTGTTTAA
- a CDS encoding heavy-metal-associated domain-containing protein: MKITVDNIKCGGCAGTITKKLTSTFDTENIDINIEQGIINLDVDDAKKAEVVKVLLNLGYPEIDSVHGFNSAKAKEKSFVFCAIGRMDT, from the coding sequence ATGAAGATAACCGTTGATAATATCAAATGTGGTGGCTGTGCAGGCACCATTACTAAGAAATTAACCTCAACTTTCGATACCGAAAATATCGATATCAACATTGAACAAGGCATTATAAATCTTGACGTAGACGATGCTAAAAAAGCCGAAGTTGTCAAAGTTCTACTCAATCTTGGCTATCCTGAAATTGATTCAGTACATGGGTTTAATTCTGCCAAAGCCAAAGAAAAATCCTTTGTTTTTTGTGCCATTGGCAGAATGGATACATGA
- a CDS encoding 50S ribosomal protein L11 methyltransferase — MMLKQICNIEQSSFELLKNRIWEDASTLPKEAVIIDMNPGLAFGTGTHQTTDLCLQYLDQNPPKNLTVIDYGTGTGVLAIAAAKLGEKEVIAIDNGPQAVLATTNNIQTNHVDLLIANILANPLVGLCEHFSRRIKSGGKIVLSGILQDQVEIILDTYGHYFLTLSVKQKGDWCCVDGIRKPQI, encoded by the coding sequence ATGATGTTAAAGCAAATTTGTAATATTGAACAAAGCTCTTTTGAACTACTAAAAAATCGTATTTGGGAAGATGCATCCACTCTGCCAAAAGAGGCTGTTATTATTGACATGAACCCTGGTTTGGCATTTGGCACAGGCACGCACCAAACGACAGATTTATGCTTGCAATATTTGGATCAAAACCCACCAAAAAATTTAACTGTGATTGATTACGGTACAGGTACTGGTGTTTTGGCAATTGCTGCAGCCAAGTTAGGTGAAAAAGAAGTCATCGCTATTGATAACGGCCCACAAGCAGTGCTTGCTACTACGAACAACATTCAAACTAATCATGTTGACTTATTGATTGCTAATATCTTGGCCAATCCTTTGGTTGGTTTGTGTGAGCACTTTTCTAGGCGAATTAAATCAGGCGGAAAAATTGTACTATCTGGTATTTTGCAAGACCAAGTAGAGATAATTTTAGACACGTATGGTCATTATTTTTTAACATTAAGCGTTAAGCAAAAAGGTGATTGGTGTTGTGTAGATGGTATTAGGAAGCCCCAAATATGA
- a CDS encoding L-threonylcarbamoyladenylate synthase, translated as MAKLLEIHSQNPQLRLIEQVVDELRRGAVIAYPTDSGYALGTTLGNKNGLERIRRIRNLSKQHHFTLMMRDLAHIGEYAKLDNTAFRLLKKILPGAYTFILQGARDIPNRLLHAKKKTIGLRVSNHGVVQALLDALNEPMMSVSLIIKDCEFFDIDDVRNALEKHVDVIIDGGYCPLEPTTVIDLSSGGADIIRQGAGDISLIG; from the coding sequence ATGGCAAAATTATTAGAAATTCACTCGCAAAACCCACAGTTGCGCTTGATTGAACAGGTCGTTGATGAGTTGCGTCGTGGTGCGGTGATTGCCTATCCAACAGATTCTGGCTATGCATTAGGGACAACGTTAGGCAATAAAAACGGGTTAGAGCGTATTAGACGCATTCGTAATCTTTCAAAACAACATCACTTTACCTTGATGATGCGTGATTTGGCGCATATCGGTGAATATGCCAAGTTGGACAATACTGCTTTTAGACTGCTCAAGAAAATTCTACCTGGTGCATATACATTTATCTTGCAAGGTGCACGCGACATACCCAATCGCTTGTTACATGCTAAGAAAAAAACCATTGGTCTTAGAGTGTCTAATCATGGTGTAGTGCAGGCTTTATTGGATGCATTAAATGAGCCAATGATGAGCGTGTCATTAATTATCAAAGATTGTGAGTTTTTTGATATTGATGATGTACGCAATGCATTAGAAAAGCATGTAGATGTGATTATTGATGGGGGTTATTGTCCATTAGAGCCAACCACTGTGATTGATTTATCTTCAGGCGGTGCTGATATTATTCGCCAAGGTGCAGGAGATATTTCCCTTATTGGATAG
- a CDS encoding glucose-6-phosphate isomerase has protein sequence MINTLGFDSDFDPCLLGRIINEKKQIGYYNLPNQDTAYIHHYLKQLDKRQDLNSISDVVVIGIGGSSLGAKAVYHFIKPIRQLKRNLHFMDSTDPVTIANICNSLNMGSTHFIVISKSGTTIETIAAYKYILAITKSAQLSYFPFTFITDQNSLLAQHAQKVSGLIVNIQQNIGGRFSLLSSAGIIPLALTGIKIDCLLKGAAKIKDSFFNQGYMQNVLLKKATFYASNSSNYNINALFSYTDSLKYFNDWYVQLWGESLGKKQKNSAFNVGLTPIGLTGPKDQHSFLQLLSEGTRDKSVTFIKLKTFDNHQKVPDITLEKLEALDLINQVEFSTLINMQADAIIKSLKEHTRIPLDEITLQKQDEFSIGQLIYYYELLTSLVGDLLNINTYNQPGVESGKNILIKKLQQL, from the coding sequence ATGATTAACACACTAGGCTTTGATTCTGATTTTGACCCTTGTCTTTTAGGTCGAATTATCAATGAAAAAAAACAGATTGGCTATTACAATTTACCTAATCAAGATACCGCTTATATTCATCATTATTTAAAGCAATTAGACAAAAGGCAAGATTTAAACAGCATTAGTGATGTTGTTGTTATCGGCATTGGCGGGTCAAGCTTAGGTGCCAAAGCGGTTTATCATTTTATTAAACCCATCAGGCAATTAAAACGAAACCTGCATTTTATGGATAGCACCGACCCTGTTACTATTGCCAATATTTGCAATAGTCTAAACATGGGCTCAACACATTTTATTGTTATCTCTAAATCAGGCACAACCATTGAAACGATTGCGGCTTATAAGTACATTCTTGCAATCACTAAAAGCGCCCAACTTTCGTATTTTCCCTTTACTTTTATTACCGACCAAAACTCACTACTAGCACAACATGCTCAAAAAGTTAGTGGCTTAATTGTTAACATCCAACAAAATATTGGTGGCAGATTTTCACTCCTAAGTAGTGCAGGTATCATCCCATTGGCATTAACAGGTATAAAAATTGATTGTTTGCTAAAGGGTGCTGCAAAGATTAAAGACAGCTTTTTTAATCAAGGCTATATGCAAAATGTATTGCTCAAAAAAGCAACTTTTTATGCCAGTAATTCTTCAAACTACAACATTAATGCCTTGTTTTCTTATACCGATTCACTTAAATATTTTAATGATTGGTATGTACAATTATGGGGAGAAAGCTTAGGTAAGAAACAAAAAAACTCGGCCTTTAATGTTGGATTAACACCTATTGGCCTAACTGGACCTAAAGATCAGCACTCTTTTTTACAATTATTATCTGAAGGGACTCGAGATAAAAGTGTCACCTTTATTAAACTTAAAACCTTTGACAATCACCAAAAAGTACCCGACATTACCTTAGAAAAATTAGAAGCATTAGATTTAATTAATCAAGTTGAATTTTCAACCTTGATTAATATGCAAGCTGACGCTATTATAAAATCCTTAAAAGAACATACAAGAATTCCGCTTGATGAAATTACCTTGCAAAAGCAAGATGAATTCAGCATTGGTCAACTGATTTATTACTACGAGTTGCTAACATCACTTGTTGGGGATTTACTTAATATTAATACTTATAATCAGCCCGGTGTCGAATCTGGCAAAAATATCCTCATTAAAAAATTACAACAACTATGA
- a CDS encoding PHP domain-containing protein, protein MVIDLHNHSYYSDGVLSPTEVVRLAKKQNCDVFALTDHDTIDGLAEASLEANKLNLEFVFGTEISAMWNNMTIHILGLKINPNNKALQAGLKKHQQLREIRSEKIARSLGGAGIIGAMEKTKALSKTGMITRIHFAQMLIQEGICKDMKSVFRRFLAGKKPGGVGVKWAQFDEVIGWIRVAGGVAVLAHPFRYRMAHTKVKRMMSDLAVNGCGGIEVVTATSSADEIRLTSQWASELGLLASSGSDYHGWSNQRIQMGCLQDLPNFEQAIWRNWTWQNY, encoded by the coding sequence ATGGTCATCGACTTACACAATCACTCGTATTATTCAGACGGGGTTTTATCGCCTACTGAAGTGGTGCGCTTAGCCAAAAAACAAAACTGTGATGTGTTTGCATTAACAGACCATGATACGATTGATGGACTTGCTGAAGCCAGTCTTGAGGCAAATAAATTAAATTTAGAATTTGTATTTGGTACTGAAATATCAGCCATGTGGAACAATATGACGATTCATATTCTTGGGTTAAAGATTAACCCAAATAACAAAGCATTGCAGGCTGGGCTTAAAAAACACCAACAGCTTCGAGAAATTCGCAGCGAAAAAATAGCGCGTAGTTTGGGTGGGGCTGGCATTATTGGTGCTATGGAAAAAACCAAAGCACTTTCTAAAACAGGCATGATTACTCGCATACATTTTGCCCAAATGCTGATTCAAGAAGGTATTTGTAAGGACATGAAATCAGTATTCAGACGTTTTTTAGCAGGTAAAAAACCAGGTGGTGTGGGCGTCAAGTGGGCGCAATTTGATGAGGTGATTGGGTGGATACGCGTTGCAGGTGGCGTGGCAGTGTTGGCACATCCTTTTCGTTATAGAATGGCACATACTAAAGTTAAACGCATGATGAGTGATTTAGCTGTTAATGGTTGTGGCGGGATTGAAGTGGTAACAGCCACAAGCAGTGCTGATGAAATCAGACTTACCAGTCAATGGGCGAGTGAACTAGGGTTGTTAGCGTCAAGTGGTTCTGATTATCACGGCTGGTCCAATCAAAGAATACAAATGGGTTGTTTGCAAGATTTGCCTAATTTTGAACAAGCAATATGGAGAAATTGGACATGGCAAAATTATTAG
- the galU gene encoding UTP--glucose-1-phosphate uridylyltransferase GalU, with translation MIKKCLFPAAGFGTRFLPATKAVPKEMLPILTKPLLQYAVEEALDAGMSNMAIVTGKGKRAIEDHFDRALELEAQIQGTQKEVLLKEINAVCNKATFTYVRQKQMLGLGHAILTGEPLIGNEPFAVHLADDLCTSENDSVLTQMIQVYNKYQCSIVAIEQVPIDQTHKYGVIAGNLVDNTNDTYRVTDMIEKPAPKDAPTNIVIIGRYILTPDIFNILKQTKPGKGGEIQITDALLTQAKQGRVIAYKFKGKRFDCGSIQGYVEATNYFAKQQGII, from the coding sequence ATGATTAAAAAATGCCTCTTCCCTGCAGCAGGCTTTGGTACTAGATTCTTACCTGCCACGAAAGCAGTACCCAAAGAAATGCTGCCTATTCTAACCAAGCCATTATTACAATATGCCGTAGAAGAGGCACTTGATGCTGGCATGAGCAATATGGCCATCGTCACTGGCAAAGGAAAGCGAGCTATTGAAGACCATTTTGACCGAGCTTTAGAGTTGGAGGCTCAAATTCAAGGCACGCAAAAAGAAGTGTTATTAAAAGAAATCAATGCCGTTTGCAACAAAGCCACTTTTACTTATGTCAGGCAAAAACAAATGTTGGGATTGGGGCATGCCATTCTCACTGGCGAACCGCTAATTGGCAATGAGCCATTTGCTGTTCATCTAGCCGATGATTTGTGCACATCAGAAAACGATAGTGTACTAACTCAAATGATTCAAGTGTACAACAAATATCAATGCTCAATCGTGGCTATTGAACAAGTGCCCATAGATCAAACCCATAAGTATGGTGTCATTGCTGGTAACTTAGTTGACAATACTAATGACACGTACCGCGTTACTGATATGATTGAAAAGCCAGCACCAAAGGATGCACCTACCAATATAGTCATCATAGGTCGTTATATCCTAACACCCGATATTTTTAATATCCTTAAACAAACCAAACCTGGCAAAGGTGGTGAAATTCAAATCACCGATGCACTACTCACCCAAGCAAAACAAGGCCGAGTGATTGCTTATAAATTTAAAGGCAAGCGATTTGATTGTGGTAGCATCCAAGGCTACGTTGAAGCAACAAACTACTTTGCTAAACAACAAGGTATTATTTGA
- the glmS gene encoding glutamine--fructose-6-phosphate transaminase (isomerizing): MCGIVGGICKDNITPILLSGLKRLEYRGYDSAGVVVLSNDNKLSRVRAVGKVVNLETSIQKQSLKIQGSVGIAHTRWATHGEPSTQNAHPHICFGTVSVVHNGIIENFLKLKQKQKAQGYAFTSDTDTEVIVHSIHQALKTSENLLKATQKAVKTFEGAYGLGVISSEYPGHIVVARSGSPLIIGVSNEGNFIASDQVALLDITKKFIFLEEGDIADITLDSITIYNKDDKQVNRAIKTSNLNSKQIELGDYKHYMQKEIFEQPQAIRDTLESRITKDTVLLSAFGHDAETIFKNTKHIQIIACGTSYNAGLVAKYWLEDIAKMPTNIEVASEYRYRNPIVLDNTLLITISQSGETADTLEALKSIKKRHKNIHTLTICNCAESSLTRESELTLLTHAGPEISVASTKAFTTQLVSLALLSVAIGKCHKQVDRQQEASIVYGLNRLPGLIKKTLEQENQIIELAQSFKDKFNAIFLGRGTMHAIAMEGALKLKEISYIHSEAFPAGELKHGPIALIDKDTPVIAIAPNDQLLDKLKSNLQEVKSRGSQMIVFEDEMSNVPPMKNMTVMSITHNLGRITAPIIFTIPLQLLSYHVALIKGTDVDKPRNLAKSVTVE, from the coding sequence ATGTGCGGAATCGTTGGCGGCATCTGTAAAGACAACATCACCCCAATTCTACTTAGTGGGTTAAAACGCTTAGAGTATCGTGGGTATGATTCAGCGGGTGTTGTGGTTTTGTCAAATGACAATAAACTAAGCCGTGTGCGCGCAGTAGGCAAGGTGGTTAACCTTGAAACTAGCATTCAAAAACAAAGTCTGAAAATACAAGGTAGTGTTGGCATTGCACACACTCGCTGGGCAACCCATGGCGAACCATCAACACAAAATGCACACCCTCATATTTGTTTTGGCACGGTTAGTGTTGTACATAATGGCATTATCGAGAACTTCCTTAAACTCAAGCAGAAACAAAAAGCACAAGGTTATGCTTTTACTTCAGATACCGATACTGAGGTGATTGTTCATAGTATTCATCAAGCTCTGAAAACCTCAGAAAATTTACTTAAAGCCACTCAAAAAGCTGTTAAAACCTTTGAAGGGGCTTATGGTTTAGGGGTGATATCATCAGAATATCCAGGACATATCGTTGTTGCTAGAAGTGGCTCACCACTCATTATAGGCGTTAGTAATGAAGGTAATTTTATTGCCTCAGATCAGGTGGCCTTACTGGACATCACCAAGAAATTTATTTTTTTGGAAGAAGGAGATATTGCCGATATTACGCTTGACTCAATTACTATTTACAACAAAGATGACAAACAAGTTAATAGAGCCATTAAAACTTCAAATCTTAACAGCAAACAAATTGAGCTAGGTGATTATAAACATTACATGCAAAAAGAGATTTTTGAACAACCGCAAGCAATTCGTGACACGTTAGAATCGCGCATTACCAAAGACACTGTGTTGCTTTCTGCCTTTGGTCATGATGCTGAAACTATTTTTAAAAATACAAAGCACATTCAAATTATTGCTTGTGGCACTAGTTATAACGCAGGTTTAGTCGCTAAATACTGGCTTGAAGACATTGCAAAAATGCCAACTAATATTGAAGTGGCTAGTGAGTATCGCTACCGTAATCCGATTGTGCTTGATAACACTTTGTTGATTACTATTTCCCAAAGCGGGGAAACTGCTGATACTTTAGAGGCGCTAAAATCTATCAAAAAGCGTCACAAGAATATTCACACATTAACCATTTGCAATTGTGCAGAATCTTCCCTAACACGTGAGTCTGAACTTACCTTGTTAACCCATGCCGGCCCTGAAATTAGTGTGGCTTCTACTAAAGCCTTTACCACACAACTAGTGTCTTTAGCATTGTTGTCAGTTGCCATTGGAAAATGCCATAAACAAGTGGATAGACAACAAGAAGCCTCTATTGTATATGGTCTAAATCGCTTGCCAGGCTTGATTAAAAAAACACTCGAACAAGAAAATCAAATTATTGAACTCGCACAATCTTTTAAAGACAAGTTTAATGCCATTTTCTTAGGAAGGGGTACAATGCATGCTATTGCCATGGAGGGTGCGCTTAAACTTAAAGAAATTAGCTATATTCATTCGGAAGCTTTTCCAGCAGGTGAACTTAAACATGGTCCTATTGCTCTGATTGATAAGGACACGCCTGTTATTGCAATTGCGCCTAATGACCAACTATTAGACAAGCTCAAATCAAACTTGCAAGAAGTCAAATCTCGTGGCTCACAAATGATTGTTTTTGAAGATGAAATGTCCAATGTGCCTCCGATGAAAAATATGACCGTCATGTCAATCACACACAACCTTGGTAGAATTACAGCGCCTATTATTTTTACCATTCCTTTGCAATTACTCAGCTATCACGTCGCATTAATCAAAGGCACTGATGTTGATAAACCTCGCAATCTGGCTAAATCAGTCACTGTAGAATAG
- a CDS encoding tRNA (5-methylaminomethyl-2-thiouridylate)-methyltransferase gives MTNKQIRAVSLISGGLDSLLSTKLMLDQGIHVEGINFFTGFCVEGHTHAIRKQKKDKPKRNNALWVAEQLGIKLHIIDVIEEYRDVLLNPKHGYGKNMNPCLDCKGFMVKKAKQWMIEHEFDFIITGEVMGQRPMSQCKEAMPIVQAESGANDLLLRPLCAKHLPATKAELEGWVDREKLLDFSGRTRKPQMALAKEYGFDDYATPAGGCCFLTDKQYSDKLVDMWQSRGNRDYQLDDLMMLKVGRHIRPNPRFKMIVAREEGEVKFLEGYRNQYANLYPTSCNGPLALIDGEPNQEDLKIAAKILARYSQGREEKLVDVEVKLNVGVVQQLSVKPFSADEIQKDWMV, from the coding sequence ATGACAAACAAACAAATTAGAGCGGTGTCGCTAATCTCAGGCGGATTAGATTCGCTATTAAGCACTAAACTAATGCTTGACCAAGGCATTCATGTAGAAGGCATTAACTTTTTTACTGGCTTTTGTGTGGAAGGGCATACACACGCCATTCGCAAGCAAAAAAAAGACAAGCCAAAACGTAACAATGCTTTATGGGTGGCAGAGCAATTGGGTATTAAATTACACATTATTGATGTGATTGAAGAATATCGTGACGTACTTTTAAATCCTAAACATGGTTATGGTAAAAACATGAACCCGTGCCTAGATTGCAAAGGCTTTATGGTCAAAAAAGCCAAACAGTGGATGATTGAGCATGAGTTTGATTTTATTATTACAGGCGAAGTCATGGGTCAACGCCCTATGTCACAATGCAAAGAGGCCATGCCCATTGTCCAAGCAGAATCAGGTGCGAATGATTTACTCCTAAGACCCTTATGTGCAAAACATTTACCAGCCACCAAAGCAGAACTTGAAGGTTGGGTGGACAGAGAGAAATTATTAGATTTTTCAGGGCGTACGCGTAAGCCACAAATGGCTTTAGCAAAAGAATATGGCTTTGATGATTACGCTACCCCAGCAGGTGGTTGTTGTTTTCTAACCGATAAGCAATATTCTGATAAATTGGTCGATATGTGGCAATCACGCGGTAATCGTGATTATCAATTGGATGATTTAATGATGCTCAAAGTTGGCAGACACATTCGCCCAAATCCACGTTTTAAAATGATTGTTGCCCGTGAAGAGGGTGAGGTTAAATTCCTAGAAGGTTATCGTAATCAATATGCCAATTTGTATCCGACCAGTTGTAATGGTCCTTTAGCATTGATTGATGGTGAACCCAATCAAGAAGATTTGAAAATTGCTGCTAAAATATTAGCACGCTATTCTCAAGGTAGAGAAGAAAAGTTAGTTGATGTGGAAGTTAAACTCAATGTTGGCGTGGTACAACAATTAAGCGTTAAGCCGTTTTCTGCTGATGAAATCCAAAAAGATTGGATGGTGTAG
- the thiS gene encoding sulfur carrier protein ThiS: MTLTLNGESLKVAENLNTHDLIVQLGYENQRIALEVNEVIIPKSQHTKFALNEGDICEIIKAVGGG, encoded by the coding sequence ATGACACTCACCTTAAATGGCGAGTCGCTAAAGGTAGCTGAGAACTTAAACACACATGATTTGATTGTTCAACTGGGTTATGAAAATCAACGCATTGCACTAGAAGTCAATGAAGTCATTATTCCTAAATCCCAACATACTAAGTTTGCCCTAAACGAAGGCGATATTTGTGAGATTATTAAGGCTGTTGGTGGCGGTTAA